The following proteins are encoded in a genomic region of Dysgonomonas mossii:
- the hflX gene encoding GTPase HflX → MKDFIISESKNEQAVLVGLITQYQTEEQVKEYLDELAFLAETASIVPVKKFTQKLEKANPVTFVGTGKLQEIKQYMEDNEIGLVIFDDELSPKQIRNIEKELQVKILDRTSLILDIFAMRAQTAYAKTQVELAQYQYLLPRLTRLWTHLDRQRGGGVMMRGVGETQLETDRRIILTKIAFLKEELKGIDKQMASQRKNRGKMVRAALVGYTNVGKSTLMTLLSKSEVFAENKLFATLDTTVRKVIIDNLPFLLSDTVGFIRKLPTHLVESFKSTLDEVREADLLLHVVDISHPNFEEQIEVVNKTLLEIDKEEKPTILIFNKVDSFSYKPKDEDDLTPKTKENISLEELKNSWMNKMHNDCIFISATEKLNIEELKQKLYERIKAIHIERYPYNDFLFQKYDEEME, encoded by the coding sequence ATGAAAGACTTTATTATATCAGAATCAAAAAACGAACAAGCAGTTCTAGTAGGGCTTATCACTCAATACCAAACAGAAGAACAGGTAAAAGAGTACCTCGATGAGCTTGCATTCCTTGCCGAAACGGCGAGTATCGTTCCTGTAAAAAAATTCACACAAAAGCTTGAAAAGGCAAATCCCGTTACCTTCGTAGGTACAGGAAAATTACAGGAAATAAAGCAATATATGGAAGATAATGAGATCGGTCTAGTCATTTTCGATGATGAACTTTCTCCCAAGCAGATAAGGAATATAGAGAAGGAATTGCAAGTGAAAATTCTTGACCGTACAAGCCTCATCCTCGATATATTTGCCATGCGTGCCCAAACTGCTTATGCCAAGACACAGGTAGAACTGGCACAATATCAATATCTGCTTCCACGTTTGACCCGTTTATGGACTCACTTAGACCGTCAGCGAGGGGGAGGTGTAATGATGCGTGGTGTGGGGGAAACTCAGTTGGAGACCGACCGCCGTATCATTCTTACCAAGATAGCATTCCTAAAAGAAGAGCTGAAAGGTATTGACAAACAAATGGCTTCTCAGAGAAAAAACAGAGGAAAAATGGTACGTGCTGCCTTAGTCGGATATACCAATGTGGGAAAATCAACCCTTATGACGCTGCTAAGCAAATCGGAAGTTTTTGCGGAAAACAAACTTTTTGCAACACTGGATACGACAGTAAGAAAGGTTATCATCGACAACCTCCCATTTCTGTTATCCGACACTGTAGGTTTTATCCGCAAATTGCCTACTCATCTTGTCGAATCATTTAAGTCTACATTAGACGAAGTAAGAGAGGCTGACCTGTTATTACATGTAGTGGATATTTCTCATCCTAACTTCGAAGAACAAATAGAGGTAGTAAACAAAACATTACTAGAGATAGACAAAGAGGAAAAACCAACTATATTGATTTTTAATAAAGTGGACTCTTTTTCTTATAAACCCAAAGATGAAGATGACTTGACTCCTAAAACAAAGGAAAACATTTCTTTGGAGGAACTCAAAAATTCGTGGATGAACAAAATGCACAACGATTGTATTTTTATTTCGGCTACAGAGAAATTGAATATCGAGGAGTTGAAACAGAAGTTGTATGAGAGAATAAAAGCGATCCATATAGAACGCTACCCTTACAACGATTTCCTCTTTCAGAAGTACGACGAAGAAATGGAATAA